A window of the Hordeum vulgare subsp. vulgare chromosome 5H, MorexV3_pseudomolecules_assembly, whole genome shotgun sequence genome harbors these coding sequences:
- the LOC123399604 gene encoding uncharacterized protein LOC123399604 has product MAVNTGNTIGVVLLLDVMVAAVSTPVATAEEFCWDKCIKRCKGELEVCSPKCIHFCNYQSGAIGYVKWAADKLKEAAAAPPKKAVLLKNEAQTYLERANALNEKAGTP; this is encoded by the coding sequence ATGGCGGTGAATACTGGGAACACAATTGGTGTCGTTCTCCTCCTGGACGTGATGGTAGCGGCGGTATCAACACCAGTGGCAACTGCCGAAGAGTTCTGTTGGGACAAATGTATCAAGCGCTGCAAGGGAGAACTAGAGGTTTGCAGCCCAAAGTGCATTCATTTTTGCAACTATCAATCCGGAGCCATAGGATATGTTAAGTGGGCTGCCGATAAACTGAAGGAGGCCGCTGCTGCCCCGCCCAAAAAGGCTGTCCTCCTCAAGAATGAAGCTCAAACGTACTTAGAACGTGCCAATGCCCTCAACGAGAAAGCTGGGACACCGTGA